Proteins encoded in a region of the Canis lupus dingo isolate Sandy chromosome 17, ASM325472v2, whole genome shotgun sequence genome:
- the FLG gene encoding filaggrin isoform X1, translated as MSTLLENIIAIIDLFHDYSTTDKETDTLSREELKELLEMEFRPILKNPDDPDTADIFMHILDLDHDKKIDFSEFFLMVFKLAQAYYDLTRRQNPQASEQNQKKYAYHTQDEEDDREEDEVEEEKEERIQSSNQAGRNERKGKKTISKSLKGRRGKEHEQTPDSSRHEGSHDTKGANFGHSDSGSHHYQPSTQTNRSRQTQSRQGKSSSEFRSVKNWESSINQDSDSEGHTEDSERQYGSGPGNQGESAHGHARNNSRHSESHGGQRKNHGHSESTHRQSDSGTRRRHGSTQGNSTHTYRQSGSPHRENSSWENTDSFHRHSKSSRRGRQENKQRQSGDGSTHSETGHRKQYSGLRAGTQRGSSTEHTSDNEGHLIDSNTDFTKHHRKSGKTSGKEQRPTQDEVADRSRQPRLHHKKTNKKRQSKSTERDSVSTSTERQGRHHQQSQDTSRHTQTGHGSGNSKHRESSVSQASDSEGQSLDSETQSGSVQERSRSSQRRQRGSSAHGSSEHSASYFYQVAPQEHFDSAHGQSQSSTRGRQGPRHDQAHDSSRHSGSHEGQAADFGHSESGSRHQQSSTRAQGSRPSQARQGQSSSEFRPVSNRGSSISQDSDSEGLTEDSERRYGSGSGNQQGSARGHAGDSARHSESQQRHRTNHGQSQSGHGQSDTGTGRRQGSSHGHSLDTSRLPGSHRAGSPSRGHADSVHGRSRSSTGGSRETQHEQSTDRSGRSGSEHGPLSSGPRTSRHQESSLSEGHSEDSGREFLTTRGDSGSGARNQRGSTHGQSTDRSTQLGSRQGQTGTHRHSDPAHRDSGSRTRERQGSRHEQSGDRARHAGSRQGQQATRGHPDSAHRDSGSSTRERQGSRHEQSGDRARHAGSRQGQQATRGHPDSAHRDSGSSTRERQGSRHEQSGDRARHAGSRQGQQATRGHPNSAHRDSGSSTRERQGSRHEQSGDRARHTGSRQGQQATRGQPDSAHGDSDLSTIDRQGRHHQQSQDSSRHSQTGHGSGNSKHRESSVSQASDSEGQSLDSETQSGSVQERSRSSQRRQRGSSAHGSSEHSASYFYQVAPQEHFDSAHGQSQSSTRGRQGPRHDQAHDNSRHSGSHEGQAADLGHSESGSRHQQSSTRAQGSRPSQARQGQSSSEFRPVSNRGSSISQDSDSEGLTEDSERQYGSGSGNQQGSARGHAGDSARHSESQQRHRTNHGQSQSGHGQSDTGTGRRQGSSHGHSLDTSRLPGSHRAGSPSRGHADSVHGRSRSSTGGRRETQHEQSTDRSGRSGSEHGPLSSGPRTSRHQESSLSEGHSEDSGREFLTTRGDSGSGARNQRGSTHGQSTDRSTQLGSRQGQTGTHRHSDPAHRDSGSSTRERQGSRHEQSGDRARHAGSRQGQQATRGQPDSAHRDSGSSTRERQGSRHEQSGDRTRHTGSRQGQQATRGQPDSAHRDSGSSTRERQGSRHEQSGDRTRHAGSRQGQQATRGQPDSAHRDSGSSTRERQGSRHEQSGDRARHTGSHQGQQATRWQPDSAHGDSDLSTVDRQGRHHQQSQDSSRHSRTGHGSGNSKHRESSVSQASDSEGQSLDSETQSGSVQKRSRSSQRRQRGSSAHGSSEHSASYFYQVAPQEHFDSAHGQSQSSTRGRQGPRHDQAHDSSRHSGSHEGQAADFGHSESGSRHQQSSTRAQGSRPSQARQGQSSSEFRPVSNRGSSISQDSDSEGLTEDSERQYGSGSGNQQGSARGHAGDSARHSESQQRHRTNHGQSQSGHGQSDTGTGRRQGSSHGHSLDTSRLPGSHRAGSPSRGHADSVHGRSRSSTGGRRETQHEQSTDRSGRSGSEHGPLSSGPRTSRHQESSLSEGHSEDSGREFLTTRVDSGSGARNQRGSTHGQSTDRSTQLGSRQGQTGTHRHSDPAHRDSGSSTRERQGSRHEQSGDRARHAGSRQGQQATRGQPDSAHRDSASSTRERQGSRHEQSGDRTRHTGSRQGQQATHGQPDSAHRDSGSSTRERQGSRHEQSGDRTRHAGSRQGQQATRGQPDSAHRDSASSTRERQGSRHEQSGDRTRHTGSHQGQQATRGQPDSAHGDSDLSTVDRQGRHHQQSQDSSRHSRTGHGSGNSKHQEASVSQASDSEGQSLDSETQSGSVQERSRSSQRRQRGSSAHGSSEHSASYFYQVAPQEHFDSAHGQSQSSTRGRQGPRHDQAHDSSRHSGSHEGQAADFGHSESGSRHQQSSTRAQGSRPSQARQEQSSSEFRPVSNRGSSISQDSDSEGLTEDSERQYGSGSGNQQGSARGHAGDSARHSESQQRHRTNHGQSQSGHGQSDTGTGRRQGSSHGHSLDTSRLPGSHRAGSLSRGHADSVHGRSRSSTGGRRETQHEQSTDRSGRSGSEHGPLSSGPRTSRHQESSLSEGHSEDSGRELSTTRGDSGSGARNQRGSTHGQSTDRSTQLGSRQGQTGTHRHSDPAHRDSGSSTRERQGSRHEQSGDRARHAGSHQAQRATRGHPDSAHRDSGSSTRERQGSRHEQSGDRARHAGSHQAQQATRGHPDSAHRDSGSSTRERQGSRHEQSGDRARHAGSRQGQQATRGQPDSAHRDSGSSTRERQGSRHEQSGDRARHTGSHQGQQATRWQPDSAHGDSDLSTVDRQGRHHQQSQDSSRHSRTGHGSGNSKHRESSVSQASDSEGQSLDSETQSGSVQERSRSSQRRQRGSSAHGSSEHSASYFYQVASQEHFDSAHGQSQSSTRGRQGPRHDQAHDSSRHSGSHEGQAADFGHSESGSRHQQSSTRAQGSRPSQARQGQSSSEFRPVSNRGSSISQDSDSEGLTEDSERRYGSGSGNQQGSARGHAGDSARHSESQQRHRTNHGQSQSGHGQSDPGIGRRQGSGHGHSLDTSRHPGYLQDQRENPGPSDSVFVQSQNGSRSHDSSHVEFKDFCEY; from the exons ATGTCTACTCTCCTGGAAAATATCATTGCCATTATTGACCTATTCCATGACTACTCAacaacagataaggaaactgatacACTAAGCAGAGAAGAACTGAAGGAGCTCCTGGAAATGGAGTTTCGGCCAATCCTGAAG AATCCAGATGACCCAGACACTGCTGACATCTTCATGCATATACTTGATTTAGACCATGACAAGAAAATAGACTTCTCAGAGTTTTTTCTGATGGTATTCAAGTTGGCTCAAGCATATTATGATTTGACCAGGAGACAGAACCCCCAAGCATcagagcaaaaccaaaaaaaatatgcataccACACACAAGATGAAGAAGACGACAGAGAGGAAGAcgaagtagaagaagaaaaagaagaaagaattcaaagtTCTAATCaagcaggaagaaatgaaagaaaaggtaaGAAGACAATATCCAAGAGcctaaaaggaagaagaggaaaggaacatGAACAGACACCAGACAGCTCTAGACATGAAGGCTCCCATGACACTAAGGGAGCCAATTTTGGGCACTCTGACTCAGGATCTCACCACTATCAACCATCCACTCAAACAAACAGATCCAGACAAACACAATCGAGACAAGGAAAATCATCATCTGAATTTAGGTCAGTGAAAAACTGGGAATCCAGTATAAATCAGGACAGTGACAGCGAAGGACACACGGAAGACTCTGAGAGACAATATGGATCTGGCCCAGGAAACCAAGGAGAATCTGCACATGGCCATGCAAGAAACAACTCTAGACACTCTGAGTCTCATGGAGGGCAGAGAAAAAATCATGGACACTCAGAGTCTACCCATAGACAGTCAGACTCTGGTACAAGAAGAAGACATGGATCAACTCAAGGAAactctacacacacatatagacaaTCAGGGTCTCCTCATAGAGAGAATTCTTCTTGGGAAAATACTGACTCATTTCACAGGCATTCAAAATcaagcagaagaggaagacaaGAAAACAAGCAGAGGCAATCAGGAGATGGATCCACACATTCAGAAACTGGACATAGAAAACAATATTCTGGGTTAAGGGCAGGGACACAAAGGGGATCCAGTACAGAACACACCAGTGACAATGAAGGACATCTGATAGATTCAAACACAGATTTCACAAAACATCACAGAAAGTCTGGAAAAACATCAGGAAAAGAGCAGAGGCCTACACAGGATGAGGTGGCTGACAGATCCAGACAACCTCGGTTACATCacaagaaaaccaacaaaaaaaggCAGTCCAAATCCACAGAACGAGATTCAGTATCTACCAGTACAGAGAGACAAGGTCGCCACCATCAGCAGTCACAGGACACCTCCAGACACACGCAAACTGGACATGGATCCGGTAACAGCAAACACCGGGAATCCAGTGTCAGTCAGGCCAGCGACAGTGAAGGACAATCACTAGACTCAGAGACTCAGTCAGGGTCAGTCCAGGAACGGTCCAGGTCCAGTCAGAGGAGACAACGTGGCAGTAGTGCACACGGCAGTTCTGAGCACTCAGCATCTTATTTCTACCAGGTAGCCCCCCAAGAACACTTTGATTCTGCCCACGGACAGTCCCAATCCAGTACCAGGGGGAGACAAGGACCCCGCCATGACCAGGCCCATGACAGCTCTAGGCACTCAGGCTCCCATGAGGGTCAGGCAGCCGATTTTGGACATTCTGAGTCAGGATCTCGCCACCAGCAATCGTCCACTCGGGCACAGGGCTCCAGGCCATCGCAGGCCAGGCAGGGACAATCGTCATCTGAATTCAGGCCAGTCAGCAACCGGGGGTCCAGCATTAGTCAGGACAGTGACAGTGAAGGACTCACAGAAGACTCCGAGAGACGGTATGGATCTGGCTCAGGAAACCAACAGGGATCTGCCCGTGGCCATGCAGGAGACAGCGCTAGACACTCTGAGTCTCAACAGAGGCACAGAACCAATCATGGACAGTCTCAGTCTGGTCACGGACAGTCAGACACTGGTACTGGGAGAAGACAGGGATCTAGTCATGGGCACTCTCTAGATACCTCTAGACTTCCAGGGTCCCATCGTGCAGGGTCACCCTCCCGGGGACATGCTGACTCCGTCCATGGCCGGTCAAGATCGAGCACAGGAGGAAGTCGAGAAACCCAGCATGAGCAGTCAACAGACAGATCCGGACGCTCAGGCTCTGAACACGGACCATTGTCCTCTGGACCCAGGACAAGCAGACATCAGGAATCCAGCCTGAGTGAAGGACATTCAGAAGATTCAGGTAGAGAATTCTTAACGACCCGTGGAGATTCTGGGTCCGGGGCAAGAAACCAACGTGGGTCTACCCATGGTCAGTCAACTGACAGATCCACACAGTTGGGGTCACGTCAAGGGCAGACAGGCACTCACAGGCACTCTGACCCTGCCCACCGAGACTCGGGATCCAGGACTAGGGAAAGACAAGGAAGCCGCCACGAGCAGTCAGGAGACAGAGCCAGACACGCAGGGTCACGTCAAGGACAGCAGGCCACCCGTGGGCATCCTGACTCTGCCCACCGAGACTCGGGATCCAGCACTAGGGAAAGACAAGGAAGCCGCCACGAGCAGTCAGGAGACAGAGCCAGACACGCAGGGTCACGTCAAGGACAGCAGGCCACCCGTGGGCATCCTGACTCTGCCCACCGAGACTCGGGATCCAGCACTAGGGAAAGACAAGGAAGCCGCCACGAGCAGTCAGGAGACAGAGCCAGACACGCAGGGTCACGTCAAGGACAGCAGGCCACCCGTGGGCATCCTAACTCTGCCCACCGAGACTCGGGATCCAGCACTAGGGAAAGACAAGGAAGCCGCCACGAGCAGTCAGGAGACAGAGCCAGACACACAGGGTCACGCCAAGGACAGCAGGCCACCCGTGGGCAGCCTGACTCTGCCCATGGAGACTCAGATCTCAGCACCATAGACAGACAAGGGCGCCACCATCAGCAGTCACAGGACAGCTCCAGACATTCGCAAACTGGACATGGATCCGGTAACAGCAAACACCGGGAATCCAGTGTCAGTCAGGCCAGCGACAGTGAAGGACAATCACTAGACTCAGAGACTCAGTCAGGGTCAGTCCAGGAACGGTCCAGGTCCAGTCAGAGGAGACAACGTGGCAGTAGTGCACACGGCAGTTCTGAGCACTCAGCATCTTATTTCTACCAGGTAGCCCCCCAAGAACACTTTGATTCTGCCCACGGACAGTCCCAATCCAGTACCAGGGGGAGACAAGGACCCCGCCATGACCAGGCCCATGACAACTCTAGGCACTCAGGCTCCCATGAGGGTCAGGCAGCCGATTTGGGACATTCTGAGTCAGGATCTCGCCACCAGCAATCGTCCACTCGGGCACAGGGCTCCAGGCCATCGCAGGCCAGGCAGGGACAATCGTCATCTGAATTCAGGCCAGTCAGCAACCGGGGGTCCAGCATTAGTCAGGACAGTGACAGTGAAGGACTCACAGAAGACTCCGAGAGACAGTATGGATCTGGCTCAGGAAACCAACAGGGATCTGCCCGTGGCCATGCAGGAGACAGCGCTAGACACTCTGAGTCTCAACAGAGGCACAGAACCAATCATGGACAGTCTCAGTCTGGTCACGGACAGTCAGACACTGGTACTGGGAGAAGACAGGGATCTAGTCATGGGCACTCTCTAGATACCTCTAGACTTCCAGGGTCCCATCGTGCAGGGTCACCCTCCCGGGGACACGCTGACTCCGTCCATGGCCGGTCAAGATCGAGCACAGGAGGAAGACGAGAAACCCAGCATGAGCAGTCAACAGACAGATCCGGACGCTCAGGCTCTGAACACGGACCATTGTCCTCTGGACCCAGGACAAGCAGACATCAGGAATCCAGCCTGAGTGAAGGACATTCAGAAGATTCAGGTAGAGAATTCTTAACGACCCGTGGAGATTCTGGGTCCGGGGCAAGAAACCAACGTGGGTCTACCCATGGTCAGTCAACTGACAGATCCACACAGTTGGGGTCACGTCAAGGGCAGACAGGCACTCACAGGCACTCTGACCCTGCCCACCGAGACTCGGGATCCAGCACTAGGGAAAGACAAGGAAGCCGCCACGAGCAGTCAGGAGACAGAGCCAGACACGCAGGGTCACGCCAAGGACAGCAGGCCACCCGTGGGCAGCCTGACTCTGCCCACCGAGACTCGGGATCCAGCACTAGGGAAAGACAAGGAAGCCGCCACGAGCAGTCAGGAGACAGAACAAGACACACAGGGTCACGCCAAGGACAGCAGGCCACCCGTGGGCAGCCTGACTCTGCCCACCGAGACTCGGGATCCAGCACTAGGGAAAGACAAGGAAGCCGCCACGAGCAGTCAGGAGACAGAACAAGACACGCAGGGTCACGCCAAGGACAGCAGGCCACCCGTGGGCAGCCTGACTCTGCCCACCGAGACTCGGGATCCAGCACTAGGGAAAGACAAGGAAGCCGCCACGAGCAGTCAGGAGATAGAGCCAGACACACAGGGTCACATCAAGGACAGCAGGCCACCCGTTGGCAGCCTGACTCTGCCCATGGAGACTCAGATCTCAGCACCGTAGACAGACAAGGGCGCCACCATCAGCAGTCACAGGACAGCTCCAGACACTCGCGAACTGGACATGGATCTGGTAATAGCAAACACCGGGAATCCAGTGTCAGTCAGGCCAGCGACAGTGAAGGACAATCACTAGACTCAGAGACTCAGTCAGGGTCAGTCCAGAAACGGTCCAGGTCCAGTCAGAGGAGACAACGTGGCAGTAGTGCACACGGCAGTTCTGAGCACTCAGCATCTTATTTCTACCAGGTAGCCCCCCAAGAACACTTTGATTCTGCCCATGGACAGTCCCAATCCAGTACCAGGGGGAGACAAGGACCCCGCCATGACCAGGCCCATGACAGCTCTAGGCACTCAGGCTCCCATGAGGGTCAGGCAGCCGATTTTGGACATTCTGAGTCAGGGTCTCGCCACCAGCAATCGTCCACTCGGGCACAGGGCTCCAGGCCATCGCAGGCCAGGCAGGGACAATCGTCATCTGAATTCAGGCCAGTCAGCAACCGGGGGTCCAGCATTAGTCAGGACAGTGACAGTGAAGGACTCACAGAAGACTCCGAGAGACAGTATGGATCTGGCTCAGGAAACCAACAGGGATCTGCCCGTGGCCATGCAGGAGACAGCGCTAGACACTCTGAGTCTCAACAGAGGCACAGAACCAATCATGGACAGTCTCAGTCTGGTCACGGACAGTCAGACACTGGTACTGGGAGAAGACAGGGATCTAGTCATGGGCACTCTCTAGATACCTCTAGACTTCCAGGGTCCCATCGTGCAGGGTCACCCTCCCGGGGACACGCTGACTCCGTCCATGGCCGGTCAAGATCGAGCACAGGAGGAAGACGAGAAACCCAGCATGAGCAGTCAACAGACAGATCCGGACGCTCAGGCTCTGAACACGGACCATTGTCCTCTGGACCCAGGACAAGCAGACATCAGGAATCCAGCCTGAGTGAAGGACATTCAGAAGATTCAG GTAGAGAATTCTTAACGACCCGTGTAGATTCTGGGTCCGGGGCAAGAAACCAACGTGGGTCTACCCATGGTCAGTCAACTGACAGATCCACACAGTTGGGGTCACGTCAAGGGCAGACAGGCACTCACAGGCACTCTGACCCTGCCCACCGAGACTCGGGATCCAGCACTAGGGAAAGACAAGGAAGCCGCCACGAGCAGTCAGGAGACAGAGCCAGACACGCAGGGTCACGTCAAGGACAGCAGGCCACCCGTGGGCAGCCTGACTCTGCCCACCGAGACTCGGCATCCAGCACTAGGGAAAGACAAGGAAGCCGCCACGAGCAGTCAGGAGACAGAACAAGACACACAGGGTCACGCCAAGGACAGCAGGCCACCCATGGGCAGCCTGACTCTGCCCACCGAGACTCGGGATCCAGCACTAGGGAAAGACAAGGAAGCCGCCACGAGCAGTCAGGAGACAGAACAAGACACGCAGGGTCACGCCAAGGACAGCAGGCCACCCGTGGGCAGCCTGACTCTGCCCACCGAGACTCGGCATCCAGCACTAGGGAAAGACAAGGAAGCCGCCACGAGCAGTCAGGAGACAGAACAAGACACACAGGGTCACATCAAGGACAGCAGGCCACCCGTGGGCAGCCTGACTCTGCCCATGGAGACTCAGATCTCAGCACCGTAGACAGACAAGGGCGCCACCATCAGCAGTCACAGGACAGCTCCAGACACTCGCGAACTGGACATGGATCTGGTAACAGCAAACACCAGGAAGCCAGTGTCAGTCAGGCCAGCGACAGTGAAGGACAATCACTAGACTCAGAGACTCAGTCAGGGTCAGTCCAGGAACGGTCCAGGTCCAGTCAGAGGAGACAACGTGGCAGTAGTGCACACGGCAGTTCTGAGCACTCAGCATCTTATTTCTACCAGGTAGCCCCCCAAGAACACTTTGATTCTGCCCATGGACAGTCCCAATCCAGTACCAGGGGGAGACAAGGACCCCGCCATGACCAGGCCCATGACAGCTCTAGGCACTCAGGCTCCCATGAGGGTCAGGCAGCCGATTTTGGACATTCTGAGTCAGGATCTCGCCACCAGCAATCGTCCACTCGGGCACAGGGCTCCAGGCCATCGCAGGCCAGGCAGGAACAATCGTCATCTGAATTCAGGCCAGTCAGCAACCGGGGGTCCAGCATTAGTCAGGACAGTGACAGTGAAGGACTCACAGAAGACTCCGAGAGACAGTATGGATCTGGCTCAGGAAACCAACAGGGATCTGCCCGTGGCCATGCAGGAGACAGCGCTAGACACTCTGAGTCTCAACAGAGGCACAGAACCAATCATGGACAGTCTCAGTCTGGTCACGGACAGTCAGACACTGGTACTGGGAGAAGACAGGGATCTAGTCATGGGCACTCTCTAGATACCTCTAGACTTCCAGGGTCCCATCGTGCAGGGTCACTCTCCCGGGGACACGCTGACTCCGTCCATGGCCGGTCAAGATCGAGCACAGGAGGAAGACGAGAAACCCAGCATGAGCAGTCAACAGACAGATCCGGACGCTCAGGCTCTGAACACGGACCATTGTCCTCTGGACCCAGGACAAGCAGACATCAGGAATCCAGCCTGAGTGAAGGACATTCAGAAGATTCAGGTAGAGAATTATCAACGACCCGTGGAGATTCTGGGTCCGGGGCAAGAAACCAACGTGGGTCTACCCATGGTCAGTCAACTGACAGATCCACACAGTTGGGGTCACGTCAAGGGCAGACAGGCACTCACAGGCACTCTGACCCTGCCCACCGAGACTCGGGATCCAGCACTAGGGAAAGACAAGGAAGCCGCCACGAGCAGTCAGGAGACAGAGCCAGACACGCAGGGTCACATCAAGCACAGCGGGCCACCCGTGGGCATCCTGACTCTGCCCACCGAGACTCGGGATCCAGCACTAGGGAAAGACAAGGAAGCCGCCACGAGCAGTCAGGAGACAGAGCCAGACACGCAGGGTCACATCAAGCACAGCAGGCCACCCGTGGGCATCCTGACTCTGCCCACCGAGACTCGGGATCCAGCACTAGGGAAAGACAAGGAAGCCGCCACGAGCAGTCAGGAGACAGAGCCAGACACGCAGGGTCACGCCAAGGACAGCAGGCCACCCGTGGGCAGCCTGACTCTGCCCACCGAGACTCGGGATCCAGCACTAGGGAAAGACAAGGAAGCCGCCACGAGCAGTCAGGAGATAGAGCCAGACACACAGGGTCACATCAAGGACAGCAGGCCACCCGTTGGCAGCCTGACTCTGCCCATGGAGACTCAGATCTCAGCACCGTAGACAGACAAGGGCGCCACCATCAGCAGTCACAGGACAGCTCCAGACACTCGCGAACTGGACATGGATCTGGTAACAGCAAACACCGGGAATCCAGTGTCAGTCAGGCCAGCGACAGTGAAGGACAATCACTAGACTCAGAGACTCAGTCAGGGTCAGTCCAGGAACGGTCCAGGTCCAGTCAGAGGAGACAACGTGGCAGTAGTGCACACGGCAGTTCTGAGCACTCAGCATCTTATTTCTACCAGGTAGCCTCCCAAGAACACTTTGATTCTGCCCACGGACAGTCCCAATCCAGTACCAGGGGGAGACAAGGACCCCGCCATGACCAGGCCCATGACAGCTCTAGGCACTCAGGCTCCCATGAGGGTCAGGCAGCCGATTTTGGACATTCTGAGTCAGGATCTCGCCACCAGCAATCGTCCACTCGGGCACAGGGCTCCAGGCCATCGCAGGCCAGGCAGGGACAATCGTCATCTGAATTCAGGCCAGTCAGCAACCGGGGGTCCAGCATTAGTCAGGACAGTGACAGTGAAGGACTCACAGAAGACTCCGAGAGACGGTATGGATCTGGCTCAGGAAACCAACAGGGATCTGCCCGTGGCCATGCAGGAGACAGCGCTAGACACTCTGAGTCTCAACAGAGGCACAGAACCAATCATGGACAGTCTCAGTCTGGTCACGGACAGTCAGACCCTGGTATTGGGAGAAGACAGGGATCTGGTCATGGGCACTCTCTAGATACCTCTAGACATCCAGGGTATCTTCAGGATCAGAGAGAAAATCCTGGGCCGTCTGATTCAGTGTTTGTTCAGTCTCAGAATGGTAGTAGAAGTCATGATTCCAGCCATGTGGAATTCAAGGACTTCTGTGAATATTGA